One Capra hircus breed San Clemente chromosome 29, ASM170441v1, whole genome shotgun sequence genomic region harbors:
- the ARHGAP32 gene encoding rho GTPase-activating protein 32 isoform X3: protein MKSRPTKQKLKQRGILKERVFGCDLGEHLLNSGFEVPQVLQSCTAFIERYGIVDGIYRLSGVASNIQRLRHEFDSEHVPDLTKEPYVQDIHSVGSLCKLYFRELPNPLLTYQLYEKFSDAVSAATDEERLIKIHDVIQQLPPPHYRTLEFLMRHLSLLADYCSITNMHAKNLAIVWAPNLLRSKQIESACFSGTAAFMEVRIQSVVVEFILNHVDVLFSGKINAVIQEGAASLSRPKSLLVSSPSTKLLTLEEAQARTQAQVNSPIVTENKYIEVGEGPAALQGKFHTIIEFPLERRRPQNKMKKSPVGSWRSFFNLGKSSSVSKRKLQRNESEPSEMKAMALKGGRAEGTLRSAKSEESLTSLHAVDGDSKLFRPRRPRSSSDALSASFNGEMLGNRCNSYDNLPQDNGSEEEVGLLHIPALVSPHSAEDVDLSPPDIGVASLDFDPMSFQCSPPKAESECLESGASFLDSLGYSKDKQSTDKKDTETGGSQSQTPGSTASSEPVSPLQEKLSPFFTLDLSPTEEKASKPSSFTEKVVYAFSPKIGRKISKSPSLNISEPISVTLPARVSEVIGPVSNTAAQNAPSAAWNKSSEESDVINRSPTQVVKRKANEREAQEGCECEAQPPDQGAAADVDSPGKEEPASSSQSKAVPSGQTQTGADTHDPPQDSVPVSSVSLIPPPPPPKNVARLLALALAESAQQASTQSLKRPGTSPAACAHCGDVVVAAAEDRPPAPYSSVTLEKAYFQTDRPAEQPHLQNKGPGHGDQPVPDTAAASDYTHSSITDSMGQSPPADLPGDQPHRIYLSGDPEKVRVTSVPSTDSKSDDLITFPEDQSVKTSVPTVSFVDHDQLHFYSGDEPPSYLGASVDKPHHPSELADRSPAPSHLPRDKICPPSGSPEENTSTAPLAYMTHAPAAAIASASEASWDVAEQPSAVEYVTATLQRAQRASRPLPLPPSQRPAEQPPVLGQVQTTASIGLTNPHKVQGAVPVPERPSEPRGLGDPAPVLVGDGGAAAQCPTSAPAPQPVLPEKVREGARAPALHLRAESVPAHASCGFPTPAPPARTMESRLAAALHSGSADGAGSAGYHSFVAAASAEETLPLPLPVPQAKHGPLKTAYPTFARPDLTTEPFGPENCLHFSMTPNCQFRPQSVPPHHGKAEPHSVYASRSEPPASTAPRYNTYVAPGRSVSGHHPKPCSRAEYVSSLSSSVRGGCYPEDMPPYPTIRRVQSLHAPPSSMIRSVPISRTEVPPDEEPAYCPRPLYQYKPYQSSQARSDYHVTQLQPYFENGRVHYRYSPYASSASSYYSPDGALCDVDTYGTVQLRPLHRLPGRDLAFLAPRLQGKNVYAFAGGAAPRARPSVASYFPANDHSMVHMPPVADAKHAYASWDLEDLEKYRLQSIRRESRARQKAKGPVVSQYDNMSPAGAPDDLGGIYVIHLRSKSDPGKTGLLSVAEGKEGRHPAKALSPEGEDRFYRKHAEPELERVPHHQGGYGNGQPEKPCLPQKQSSVRNRKLHDAGCSLPEHRPHQEASHRQLCDPKNGPPFPQGAGPLDYGPKGLPDPAEPVSYLNSGGKYVPSGPESLRPSHKEVRLPKELERPRARQPPAAEKHPRDCYKEEEHLSQSALPPPKPERSHSLKLHHPQSADRDPGVLYHYHTHGKRPGRGTAGPQYDNLEGYHSPPQHQRGGFGAAAIGPYMPPGFPHPQSRTYATALGQGAFLPTELALQPPETQVHAE from the exons ATGAAGTCTCGtccaacaaaacagaaattgaagCAGCGTGGAATCTTGAAAGAAAGGGTGTTTGGCTGTGACCTGGGGGAGCACCTTCTGAATTCTGGTTTTGAAG TACCCCAGGTTCTTCAAAGCTGCACAGCGTTCATCGAGAGATATGGCATCGTGGATGGAATATATCGTCTCTCTGGTGTTGCCTCCAATATCCAGAGACTACG CCATGAATTTGACTCTGAACATGTTCCCGACCTGACAAAAGAGCCCTACGTCCAAGACATCCACTCCGTGGGCTCCCTGTGTAAGCTGTACTTCCGAGAGCTCCCAAACCCTCTGCTCACCTACCAGCTGTATGAGAAATTTTCT GATGCTGTTTCAGCAGCAACAGATGAAGAAAGGCTGATAAAAATTCATGATGTCATCCAGCAACTCCCTCCTCCACACTACAG AACACTGGAGTTCCTAATGAGACACTTGTCTCTTTTAGCTGACTATTGCTCCATCACAAACATGCATGCAAAAAACCTAGCCATCGTCTGGGCTCCAAACCTGCTAAG ATCAAAGCagatagaatctgcctgcttcaGCGGGACGGCAGCTTTCATGGAAGTGAGGATTCAGTCTGTGGTTGTGGAGTTCATCCTCAACCACGTCGACGTGCTCTTCAGTGGGAAGATCAATGCAGTCATTCAGGAAGGGGCAG cttCTCTATCAAGACCCAAGTCCCTGCTGGTCTCGTCTCCATCTACCAAGCTGCTGACACTGGAGGAAGCCCAGGCACGAACACAGGCTCAGGTCAATTCTCCAATTGTGACCGAAAATAAATACATTGAAGTAGGAGAAGGACCTGCTGCACTCCAGGGGAAATTTCATACCATAATCGAGTTCCCACTCGAAAG GAGGAGGccgcaaaataaaatgaaaaaatctcCCGTGGGGAGCTGGCGTTCCTTTTTCAACTTGGGAAAATCGTCGTCTGTTTCTAAACGGAAGTTGCAGCGTAATGAGAGTGAGCCCTCCGAGATGAAAGCCATGGCTCTGAAAG GTGGCAGGGCAGAAGGGACCCTCCGTTCAGCTAAAAGTGAAGAGTCTCTTACTTCTCTCCATGCAGTCGATG GTGACTCCAAGTTGTTCCGACCCAGAAGACCCAGATCTAGCAGTGATGCCCTGAGCGCCTCTTTTAACGGCGAGATGCTGGGGAACCGCTGCAACTCCTATGACAACCTGCCCCAGGACAACGGAAGTGAGGAGGAAGTTGGGCTATTGCACATTCCGGCTCTCGTGTCTCCGCACTCAGCTGAGGATGTTGACTTGAGCCCACCAGACATAGGAGTAGCCAGCCTGGATTTTGATCCGATGTCATTTCAGTGCAGTCCTCCTAAGGCCGAATCAGAATGTCTGGAGAGCGGGGCTTCCTTCTTAGACTCCTTGGGCTACTCCAAGGATAAACAGAGTACCGATAAGAAGGATACGGAAACAGGCGGTAGCCAGTCACAGACTCCAGGAAGCACTGCAAGttctgaacctgtgtctcctcttcAGGAGAAGCTGAGTCCATTCTTCACCCTGGACTTGAGCCCAACTGAAGAGAAAGCATCGAAGCCATCCTCATTCACCGAAAAGGTTGTCTATGCTTTCTCTCCAAAGATTGGACGGAAGATAAGCAAATCACCCTCTCTGAACATATCTGAGCCCATTTCAGTGACCCTTCCCGCCCGGGTGTCGGAAGTCATCGGCCCCGTCTCAAACACGGCAGCTCAGAACGCACCTTCTGCAGCCTGGAACAAAAGTAGCGAAGAAAGTGATGTCATAAATAGATCCCCCACCCAGGTagtaaagagaaaagcaaacgAGAGAGAGGCCCAGGAAGGGTGTGAGTGTGAAGCCCAGCCCCCGGACCAGGGGGCTGCTGCAGACGTAGACTcaccagggaaggaggagcctgccTCAAGCAGTCAGAGTAAGGCTGTACCTTCTGGACAGACTCAGACAG GAGCAGACACACATGACCCCCCTCAGGATTCCGTTCCTGTAAGCTCAGTCTCTCTTATCCCACCGCCACCACCTCCGAAAAACGTGGCACGCCTGCTGGCGCTGGCGTTAGCGGAGTCTGCACAGCAGGCCTCCACCCAGTCACTGAAGAGACCAGGCACGTCCCCGGCTGCCTGTGCACACTGTGGGGACGTAGTGGTGGCTGCAGCCGAGGACAGACCACCTGCTCCCTACTCTAGCGTTACTCTCGAGAAAGCCTATTTCCAAACCGACAGGCCAGCAGAGCAGCCCCACCTCCAGAACAAGGGCCCTGGGCATGGTGACCAGCCAGTGCCAGACACAGCGGCTGCCAGCGACTATACCCATtccagcatcactgactccatggggcaGTCCCCCCCGGCAGACTTACCAGGCGATCAGCCACATCGAATCTATTTATCTGGGGACCCAGAGAAGGTGAGAGTCACTTCCGTTCCCTCAACAGACTCAAAGTCTGATGATCTCATCACTTTCCCTGAAGACCAATCTGTGAAGACCAGTGTGCCGACCGTCTCCTTTGTGGACCACGATCAGCTCCATTTCTACAGTGGAGATGAGCCTCCTTCTTACCTTGGTGCAAGCGTGGATAAGCCCCATCACCCTTCAGAACTTGCGGACAGAAGTCCTGCCCCTTCTCATTTGCCTAGGGACAAGATCTGCCCTCCTTCCGGGTCCCCTGAAGAGAACACCAGCACAGCCCCCCTGGCGTACATGACGCATGCTCCAGCAGCGGCGATAGCAAGCGCCAGCGAAGCCAGCTGGGACGTGGCGGAACAGCCCAGCGCAGTGGAGTATGTAACCGCCACCCTTCAGCGTGCTCAACGAGCCAGCCGTCCCCTACCCCTACCTCCTTCCCAGAGACCCGCAGAGCAGCCCCCGGTCCTGGGGCAGGTACAGACTACAGCCAGTATAGGACTAACCAATCCCCACAAG GTTCAAGGAGCAGTTCCGGTTCCGGAGAGGCCGTCTGAACCCAGGGGCCTGGGTGACCCTGCACCTGTCCTGGTTGGGGATGGCGGGGCCGCTGCGCAGTGCCCAACCTCCGCTCCAGCTCCTCAGCCCGTCCTTCCTGAAAAGGTGCGGGAAGGTGCCAGGGCGCCCGCGCTGCACCTGCGCGCCGAGTCTGTGCCCGCGCACGCCTCCTGTGGCTTCCCCACCCCAGCGCCCCCCGCCAGGACCATGGAGAGCAGACTGGCCGCAGCCCTCCACTCGGGCAGCGCCGACGGGGCGGGCAGCGCCGGGTACCACTCCTTCGTTGCCGCTGCCTCCGCGGAAGAAACCTTGCCTTTGCCCCTCCCTGTCCCACAAGCCAAGCACGGCCCTCTTAAGACTGCTTACCCCACGTTCGCCAGGCCTGACCTCACCACGGAGCCCTTCGGTCCAGAAAACTGTCTGCATTTCAGTATGACCCCAAACTGCCAGTTCCGCCCCCAGAGCGTGCCACCCCATCACGGGAAAGCGGAGCCGCACTCGGTGTATGCGTCCAGGTCGGAGCCACCAGCCTCCACGGCCCCCCGGTACAACACGTACGTGGCCCCCGGGAGAAGCGTGTCTGGACACCACCCGAAGCCGTGTAGCCGGGCAGAGTACGTGTCCTCACTGAGCTCGTCCGTCAGGGGTGGCTGCTACCCCGAGGACATGCCGCCGTACCCCACCATCCGCCGGGTGCAGTCTCTGCACGCGCCTCCGTCCTCCATGATCCGCTCTGTCCCCATCTCCAGGACAGAGGTGCCCCCAGATGAGGAGCCCGCCTACTGCCCACGACCCCTGTACCAGTATAAGCCATATCAGTCATCCCAGGCCCGCTCGGACTACCACGTCACTCAGCTGCAGCCTTACTTCGAGAACGGCCGGGTGCACTACCGGTACAGCCCCTATGCCAGCTCGGCCAGTTCCTACTACAGCCCCGACGGCGCTCTGTGTGACGTGGACACCTACGGCACGGTGCAGCTGCGGCCCCTGCACCGCCTGCCCGGCCGCGACCTAGCCTTCCTCGCCCCGCGGCTGCAAGGCAAGAATGTGTACGCGTTCGCCGGGGGTGCGGCCCCGCGCGCCCGGCCCAGCGTGGCCAGCTACTTCCCGGCCAATGACCACAGCATGGTCCACATGCCCCCGGTGGCCGACGCGAAGCACGCGTACGCCTCGTGGGACCTGGAGGACCTGGAGAAGTACCGCCTGCAGTCCATCCGCAGGGAGAGCCGTGCGCGGCAGAAGGCCAAGGGGCCTGTCGTGTCCCAGTATGACAACATGAGCCCGGCCGGCGCGCCGGACGACCTGGGCGGCATCTATGTCATCCACCTGCGCAGCAAGTCGgatcctgggaaaactggactcCTCTCGGTGGCCGAGGGCAAGGAGGGGCGGCACCCGGCCAAGGCCCTGAGCCCCGAGGGGGAGGACCGCTTCTACCGGAAGCACGCGGAGCCGGAGCTGGAGCGCGTGCCCCACCACCAGGGCGGGTACGGCAACGGGCAGCCGGAGAAGCCGTGCCTCCCCCAGAAGCAGAGCAGCGTCAGGAACCGAAAGCTGCACGACGCGGGCTGCAGCCTCCCCGAGCACAGGCCGCATCAGGAAGCAAGCCATAGGCAGCTGTGCGACCCGAAGAATGGGCCCCCTTTCCCCCAGGGAGCCGGCCCGCTAGACTACGGGCCCAAAGGGCTTCCAGACCCTGCCGAGCCTGTCAGCTACCTTAACTCTGGAGGGAAATACGTGCCGTCAGGGCCGGAGTCTTTAAGACCGAGCCACAAAGAGGTGCGGCTCCCCAAGGAGCTGGAGCGGCCCCGGGCCCGGCAGCCCCCGGCCGCAGAGAAGCACCCCAGAGACTGCTACAAGGAGGAGGAGCACCTGTCGCAGTCCGCGCTCCCGCCCCCTAAGCCAGAGAGGAGTCACAGCCTCAAACTGCACCACCCTCAGAGCGCGGACAGGGACCCCGGCGTGCTGTACCACTACCACACCCACGGCAAGCGCCCGGGCCGGGGGACTGCCGGGCCGCAGTACGATAACCTGGAGGGCTACCACTCCCCGCCCCAGCACCAGCGAGGGGGCTTCGGAGCAGCGGCAATAGGCCCGTACATGCCCCCcggcttcccccacccccagagcaggACATACGCCACAGCTCTGGGGCAGGGCGCCTTCCTGCCCACAGAGCTGGCCTTGCAGCCTCCTGAAACGCAGGTCCATGCAGAATGA